The following are encoded in a window of Panthera leo isolate Ple1 chromosome B2, P.leo_Ple1_pat1.1, whole genome shotgun sequence genomic DNA:
- the LOC122219390 gene encoding histone H1.3 yields MSETAPVAPVAPAPAEKAPVKKKAKKSGAAAGKRKASGPPVSELITKAVAASKERSGVSLAALKKALAAAGYDVEKNNSRIKLGLKSLVSKGTLVQTKGTGASGSFKLNKKAASGEAKPKAKKAGAAKPKKAAGAAKKAKKAAGAGTPKKSAKKTPKKAKKPAAAAAAAKKVAKSPKKVKAAKPKKAAKSPAKAKAPKPKAAKPKAAKPKATKAKKAAPKKK; encoded by the coding sequence ATGTCGGAGACCGCGCCAGTCGCTCCTGTGGCGCCCGCACCCGCAGAGAAGGCACCTGTGAAGAAGAAGGCGAAGAAGAGCGGCGCTGCCGCCGGGAAGCGCAAGGCGTCCGGGCCGCCGGTGTCCGAGCTCATCACCAAGGCCGTGGCCGCCTCCAAGGAGCGCAGCGGCGTGTCGCTGGCCGCGCTCAAGAAGGCGCTGGCGGCCGCCGGCTACGACGTGGAGAAGAACAACAGCCGCATCAAGCTGGGCCTCAAGAGCCTGGTGAGCAAGGGCACCCTGGTGCAGACCAAGGGCACCGGCGCCTCGGGCTCGTTCAAGCTCAACAAGAAGGCGGCGTCCGGGGAGGCCAAGCCCAAAGCCAAGAAGGCGGGCGCGGCCAAGCCCAAGAAGGCTGCCGGGGCGGCCAAGAAAGCCAAGAAGGCCGCGGGGGCCGGCACCCCCAAGAAGAGCGCCAAGAAGACCCCAAAGAAGGCGAAGAagcccgcggcggcggcggctgcggccaAGAAAGTGGCCAAGAGCCCGAAGAAGGTGAAAGCGGCCAAACCCAAGAAGGCGGCCAAGAGCCCCGCCAAGGCCAAGGCCCCGAAGCCCAAGGCGGCCAAGCCCAAAGCTGCCAAACCTAAGGCGACAAAGGCAAAGAAAGCTGCGCCTAAGAAGAAGTGA
- the LOC122219296 gene encoding histone H2A type 1-E-like yields MRKRTAPSLNTCGRGKLGGKARAKAKTRSSRAGLQFPVGRVHRLLRKGNYAERVGAGAPVYLAAVLEYLTAEILELAGNAARDNKKTRIIPRHLQLAIRNDEELNKLLGRVTIAQGGVLPNIQAVLLPKKTESHHKAKGK; encoded by the exons ATGAGAAAGCGCACGG CCCCTTCTCTAAACACGTGTGGGCGCGGGAAACTGGGCGGCAAGGCTCGCGCCAAGGCCAAGACGCGCTCGTCGCGGGCCGGCCTGCAGTTCCCGGTGGGGCGCGTGCACCGCCTGCTCCGCAAGGGCAACTACGCCGAGCGGGTCGGGGCCGGCGCGCCGGTGTACCTGGCGGCCGTGCTGGAGTACCTGACGGCCGAGATCCTGGAGCTGGCGGGCAACGCGGCCCGCGACAACAAGAAGACGCGCATCATCCCGCGCCACCTGCAGCTGGCCATCCGCAACGACGAGGAGCTCAACAAGCTGCTGGGCCGCGTCACCATCGCGCAGGGCGGCGTCCTGCCCAACATCCAGGCCGTGCTGCTGCCCAAGAAGACCGAGAGCCACCACAAGGCCAAGGGCAAGTGA